Proteins found in one Cobetia sp. L2A1 genomic segment:
- a CDS encoding CBS domain-containing protein — protein sequence MKAAQLTVPSTIRDIMSRDCYRVKARTSILELAQGLTHHRLPGVPVVDDLDRLIGFISEQDILGKLLDSAYHCGQHAHVGDLMRNEVLSVSPSDSITDLAQRMNGQRPKVYPVVEQGRLLGLVTRRDVLSALLIMQSGC from the coding sequence ATGAAAGCAGCGCAACTCACGGTTCCCTCGACCATTCGCGACATCATGTCCCGCGATTGCTATCGAGTGAAGGCACGCACCAGCATTCTCGAACTCGCACAGGGCCTGACACACCATCGTCTACCCGGCGTACCTGTCGTCGATGACCTGGACCGTCTGATCGGCTTTATCTCAGAGCAAGACATTCTCGGCAAGCTACTCGACAGTGCCTACCACTGCGGCCAACACGCCCATGTCGGTGATTTGATGCGCAATGAAGTACTTAGCGTCAGCCCCAGTGACAGCATCACTGATCTGGCGCAACGAATGAACGGTCAGCGCCCCAAGGTCTACCCCGTTGTTGAGCAGGGCCGCCTACTGGGCCTGGTGACACGCCGAGATGTGCTGAGCGCACTATTGATCATGCAATCAGGCTGCTGA
- a CDS encoding dihydrolipoyl dehydrogenase: MNERQVEVAIIGAGSAGLGAYRAAKAHTDSVVMIEGGPYGTTCARVGCMPSKLLISAAEAAHHARDAGPFGIEIQGEVKVNGRAVMDRVKRERDRFVGFVIESIEGIPSHDRLRGNARFETANSLIIGDNETRVTFERVIIATGSRPSYPGFFDNAGDRLIINDNVFEWNDLPESVAVFGPGVIGLELGQALSRLGVRIRMFGVGGAIGPLRDETIRANADRVFNEEFYLDPDAKVEKIERVEDENGAGVEITFIERGSDARLTERFDYLLAATGRRPNVDRLNIEALNLKLDERGVPIFNRHTLQTRYCDDKPSNVFIVGDANNDLPLLHEASDEGRIAGDNAGRFPDVRAGHRKSTIAVVFSDPQMATIGLSTAEIEQRYGACDCYAVGEVDFTGQGRSRVMRMNKGMLRVYGEQGTGLLLGAEIFGPRAEHLAHLLAWAHQQRMTIEQMLEMPFYHPVIEEGLRTALRDLNANLQLGPAIVERCMECGPGD; this comes from the coding sequence ATGAACGAACGCCAGGTTGAAGTCGCCATCATTGGCGCAGGCAGTGCAGGTCTCGGTGCCTATCGTGCCGCCAAGGCACACACCGATTCCGTTGTCATGATCGAAGGTGGCCCTTACGGCACGACCTGTGCCCGTGTCGGCTGCATGCCCTCCAAGCTTCTGATCAGTGCGGCAGAAGCGGCGCACCACGCCCGTGATGCCGGCCCTTTCGGCATCGAGATCCAGGGCGAGGTCAAGGTCAACGGTCGCGCCGTGATGGATCGCGTCAAACGTGAGCGTGACCGCTTCGTCGGTTTCGTGATCGAGTCCATCGAGGGTATCCCGTCACATGATCGTCTACGTGGCAACGCGCGTTTCGAAACTGCCAATAGCCTGATCATCGGCGACAACGAGACCCGCGTGACCTTCGAGCGCGTCATCATCGCGACCGGTTCACGCCCCAGCTATCCGGGCTTCTTCGATAACGCCGGTGATCGCCTGATCATCAATGACAACGTGTTCGAGTGGAATGATCTACCTGAGTCCGTCGCAGTCTTCGGCCCCGGCGTCATCGGGCTCGAATTGGGTCAAGCGCTCAGTCGACTGGGGGTGCGTATCCGCATGTTCGGGGTCGGCGGTGCCATCGGGCCGCTACGCGACGAGACAATCCGTGCCAATGCTGATCGCGTCTTCAATGAAGAGTTCTACCTGGACCCCGACGCCAAGGTCGAGAAGATCGAACGCGTCGAAGACGAGAACGGTGCCGGCGTGGAGATCACCTTCATCGAACGTGGTAGCGACGCGCGCCTGACCGAGCGCTTCGATTACCTGCTCGCCGCCACCGGGCGCCGCCCGAATGTAGACCGTCTCAATATCGAGGCGCTGAATCTCAAACTGGATGAACGCGGCGTGCCGATCTTCAATCGTCATACCCTGCAGACTCGCTATTGCGATGACAAACCAAGCAATGTATTCATTGTGGGCGACGCCAATAATGACTTGCCGCTGCTGCATGAAGCCTCGGATGAAGGCCGTATCGCGGGTGACAACGCAGGTCGCTTCCCCGATGTGCGCGCAGGACATCGCAAAAGCACTATTGCTGTCGTGTTCAGCGATCCGCAGATGGCGACCATCGGGCTATCCACTGCCGAGATCGAGCAGCGCTATGGTGCCTGTGATTGCTACGCGGTCGGGGAAGTCGACTTCACTGGCCAAGGCCGCTCCCGCGTGATGCGCATGAACAAAGGCATGCTACGCGTCTACGGCGAGCAAGGAACGGGCCTGCTGCTAGGCGCCGAGATCTTCGGCCCACGCGCAGAGCATCTTGCTCACTTGCTGGCGTGGGCACATCAACAGCGCATGACCATCGAGCAGATGCTGGAGATGCCCTTCTATCATCCGGTGATCGAAGAAGGCCTGCGTACCGCACTGCGTGACCTCAATGCCAACTTGCAACTGGGGCCAGCTATCGTCGAGCGCTGCATGGAATGTGGTCCGGGTGACTGA
- a CDS encoding glutathione peroxidase, protein MQFDTHEGQQVPVVNFKIRRDGRLVDRTSDDIFTGRNVVVFALPGAFTPTCSSTHLPRYNELADRFYAAGVDEIVCLSVNDAFVMESWGEHQEAENLSLIADGNGDFADGMGMLVDKRDLGFGKRSWRYSMLVRNGVVEKQFIEPQKPGDPFEVSDADTMLDYLDVDAGRPSFATLFSKPGCPYCARAKQMLDEARISYEVIEVGTRGVTSRSLRAMTGRATVPQVWIDGEHIGGSDEVARYFGSLTSA, encoded by the coding sequence ATGCAATTTGATACACACGAAGGCCAGCAAGTTCCCGTCGTCAACTTCAAGATTCGCCGCGACGGTCGACTGGTTGATCGTACCAGTGACGATATCTTCACTGGACGTAATGTGGTGGTCTTCGCACTGCCTGGCGCCTTCACCCCAACTTGCTCTTCCACTCACCTGCCGCGCTACAACGAGCTGGCAGACCGCTTCTACGCCGCGGGTGTCGACGAGATCGTCTGCCTGTCAGTCAACGATGCCTTCGTGATGGAATCCTGGGGCGAGCATCAGGAAGCCGAGAACCTGAGCCTGATTGCGGATGGCAATGGCGATTTCGCCGACGGCATGGGCATGCTGGTCGACAAGCGTGATCTCGGCTTTGGCAAGCGCAGCTGGCGCTATTCCATGCTGGTCCGCAATGGCGTGGTCGAGAAGCAGTTCATCGAACCGCAGAAGCCGGGCGACCCCTTTGAAGTTTCCGATGCCGACACCATGCTCGATTACCTGGATGTCGATGCCGGTCGTCCGAGCTTCGCCACCCTGTTCAGCAAGCCGGGCTGCCCGTACTGCGCACGTGCCAAACAGATGCTGGACGAGGCCCGTATCAGCTACGAGGTGATTGAAGTCGGCACCCGTGGCGTCACCTCCCGTTCACTGCGTGCCATGACCGGCCGCGCCACCGTACCGCAGGTCTGGATCGATGGTGAGCACATCGGTGGGAGTGATGAAGTCGCACGCTATTTCGGCAGCCTCACCAGCGCCTGA